A window of the Campylobacter massiliensis genome harbors these coding sequences:
- a CDS encoding response regulator transcription factor, translating to MRILAYSGNAAVINEIKDKLVGRDVVVTQEKDKFLELAYDKNHDVVCVDIWDADKEARELLSAEEGIKILILSHEPKFNEGREFLHLGAKGYANARMLEVHFQDALEAIKRGEVWLYPEFIQNMIQMMTKEILPSNSSNLLEKLTSKEKEIAELVYKGLTNQEIAEILQITVRTVKAHVGTIFEKTGAKDRINLILLMQKME from the coding sequence ATGAGAATTTTGGCGTATTCAGGAAATGCAGCCGTAATAAACGAAATAAAAGATAAGCTGGTCGGACGCGACGTCGTGGTCACGCAGGAAAAAGATAAATTTTTAGAGCTTGCTTACGATAAGAACCACGACGTAGTTTGCGTGGATATTTGGGATGCCGACAAAGAAGCAAGAGAGCTTTTGAGCGCTGAGGAGGGCATTAAAATTTTGATACTTTCTCATGAGCCTAAATTTAACGAAGGTAGAGAGTTTTTGCACCTTGGTGCAAAGGGCTATGCAAACGCGCGTATGCTTGAGGTGCATTTTCAAGATGCACTCGAAGCGATCAAAAGGGGCGAGGTTTGGCTCTATCCGGAATTTATACAAAATATGATACAAATGATGACGAAGGAAATTTTGCCATCAAATTCGTCAAATTTACTAGAAAAGCTAACAAGTAAGGAAAAAGAGATAGCGGAACTAGTCTATAAAGGGCTAACAAATCAAGAAATCGCTGAGATTTTGCAAATAACCGTAAGGACGGTAAAAGCGCATGTAGGCACTATTTTTGAAAAAACGGGAGCGAAAGATAGGATAAATTTGATTTTATTGATGCAAAAAATGGAATAA
- a CDS encoding HlyD family type I secretion periplasmic adaptor subunit yields MDKKNLEIQENIGQNLEASTQNIKKIIQSKNYDANDLRFMSSLSEAVLAKAPSGSRKILYIVAITVFWLVVWASFAQIDEITRGNGKIIPSGKNQIVQNLEGGIIEEIYVRAGDEVKKNQILLKIDDKSFSSVYGESKFRLNELQAKYLRLYAESNDEEFDAKETGDKDYDRFVGFEKSLYDTNKARLREQIGILEEQIKQRQSELRELESKIDQTQSSYNLLQKEKQITEPLFRKGLVSEVEYLQLQRRVNDLRGELSAAKLSIPRVQSTIKEVENKITEAKLAFQNSAKKEFNEVSAEISRLNESQVNLSDKVERTLVRSPVDGIVSKLMVNTVSGVIKPGMDIAEIVPVEDSLIAEVKVKPADVAFLRQGLKAMVKLTAYDFAIYGGLEGEVTQISADTETNEKTGESYYLVRITTEKNYLGSEDRPLRIKVGMIASADIITGKKTVLDYLLKPILKAKQNALRER; encoded by the coding sequence ATGGATAAGAAAAATTTAGAAATACAAGAAAATATCGGGCAAAATTTAGAAGCTTCGACTCAAAATATAAAAAAGATCATCCAGTCTAAAAACTACGACGCAAACGATCTTCGCTTTATGTCGAGCTTGTCGGAGGCGGTGCTGGCTAAGGCGCCGTCGGGATCTAGGAAAATTTTATACATCGTCGCCATAACCGTTTTTTGGCTAGTGGTTTGGGCGTCGTTTGCGCAGATAGACGAGATCACCCGCGGCAACGGCAAGATAATCCCGTCCGGCAAAAATCAGATCGTGCAAAATTTAGAAGGCGGCATAATCGAGGAAATTTACGTCCGCGCGGGCGATGAAGTAAAGAAAAATCAAATTTTGTTAAAAATCGACGACAAGAGCTTTTCTAGCGTCTACGGCGAGTCCAAATTTAGACTAAACGAGCTTCAGGCAAAATACTTGCGCCTTTACGCCGAGTCAAACGACGAGGAATTTGATGCTAAAGAGACGGGAGATAAGGACTACGACCGATTCGTCGGATTTGAAAAGAGTCTTTACGATACGAACAAAGCAAGGCTAAGGGAGCAAATCGGCATCCTAGAGGAGCAAATAAAACAGCGCCAAAGCGAGCTAAGGGAGCTTGAGAGCAAGATCGACCAGACTCAAAGCAGCTACAATCTACTACAAAAAGAGAAGCAGATAACCGAGCCGTTATTTAGAAAAGGGCTTGTGAGCGAGGTTGAGTACTTGCAACTCCAAAGACGCGTAAACGATCTAAGGGGCGAGCTAAGCGCAGCGAAACTCTCTATCCCTAGAGTACAGTCCACGATAAAAGAGGTGGAAAATAAAATAACCGAAGCCAAGCTTGCCTTTCAAAATAGCGCAAAGAAAGAATTTAACGAAGTTTCGGCTGAAATTTCTAGGCTAAATGAAAGCCAGGTAAATTTGAGCGACAAAGTAGAAAGAACGCTCGTACGCTCGCCGGTGGACGGCATAGTGAGCAAACTGATGGTAAATACCGTCTCTGGCGTCATAAAGCCCGGCATGGATATCGCCGAGATCGTCCCTGTCGAGGATAGCTTGATAGCCGAGGTAAAGGTAAAGCCTGCGGACGTGGCGTTTTTGCGACAAGGACTAAAAGCGATGGTTAAGCTTACCGCTTACGACTTTGCGATATACGGCGGACTAGAGGGCGAAGTGACGCAAATTTCGGCCGACACGGAAACAAACGAAAAAACTGGCGAGAGCTACTATCTAGTCAGGATAACGACCGAGAAAAACTACCTAGGAAGCGAAGATAGACCGCTTCGCATCAAGGTGGGCATGATAGCTAGCGCCGACATTATAACCGGTAAAAAAACGGTACTTGATTATTTACTAAAACCGATATTAAAAGCTAAACAAAACGCTTTGAGAGAACGATAG
- a CDS encoding type I secretion system permease/ATPase: MQEKKNDELLDCLVIFTKLHNNPYTADALVAGLPTNENEDIELFSLSGSKSLFTRAAARAGFVSSLVNKRVEDISPLVLPCILLLRGKKACILESFEGKTHAKIITPDMPNGSNLIEIEKLKEEYLGYSYLLKREFIPEDNKPNLIDTKTSHWFWGTLKRSRKIYIDVIVASIVINLFVLASPLFTMNVYDRVVPNNAVETLWVLALGVGVVYLIDLFLKFIRTYFLDVAGKKSDIIMSSLLFERVMDIKLSVKPKSVGSFANNLREFDTVRNFFTSSTLAVLIDLPFAILFLLITYFIASYLVVVPLFFMAAVLCYTLFIKNPLQTSIKSTFEASAKKNGILIETLNGLETIKTMGATGNVQWNWEEATGEIANKSIKSKLISASINTVTSFFVQLNTVGIIVFGVYMIQDTKLTMGGLIAAVMLSSRAIAPMGQFASLLANYEQTKTAYESLKKIMEMPVERPEGKKFVRRNTFNGKIEFKNVCFTYPESTKASLDRVNFTINAGEKVGIIGRNGSGKTTIEKLILGLYSPTEGSILIDGIDINQIDPADLRRNIGYVPQDVVLFKGTVRGNIVYKAPHVDDMQIIRAAKVSGVDEYVDAHPLGFDMPVHERGEGISGGQRQAIAVARAFLLDSPIILLDEPTNSLDSSVENKLKNNLKFNTKDKTMLLITHKTSLLELVDRLIVVDNGKILLDGPRDEILAKLGGK; this comes from the coding sequence ATGCAAGAAAAGAAAAACGACGAACTGCTTGATTGTTTGGTGATATTTACCAAGCTGCACAACAACCCATACACCGCCGATGCGCTGGTGGCCGGGCTACCGACGAACGAAAACGAAGATATCGAGCTTTTTTCGCTTAGTGGCTCGAAATCGCTTTTTACCAGAGCGGCGGCTAGAGCGGGGTTTGTTTCAAGTTTGGTAAATAAACGGGTCGAGGATATCTCGCCCTTGGTGCTGCCTTGCATCCTGCTTTTGCGCGGCAAAAAGGCTTGTATATTAGAGAGTTTTGAAGGCAAAACGCACGCTAAAATCATAACTCCCGATATGCCAAACGGCTCAAATTTGATAGAAATCGAAAAGCTAAAAGAGGAGTATCTGGGCTATAGCTACCTGCTAAAGCGCGAATTTATCCCCGAGGATAACAAGCCGAATTTGATAGATACCAAAACTAGCCACTGGTTTTGGGGTACGCTAAAGCGCTCGAGAAAAATTTACATCGACGTTATCGTAGCTAGTATAGTGATAAATTTATTCGTTTTAGCCAGTCCGCTTTTTACGATGAACGTTTACGACCGAGTCGTGCCGAATAACGCCGTAGAGACGCTTTGGGTGCTAGCTCTTGGCGTGGGCGTGGTTTATCTTATCGATCTGTTTTTAAAATTTATACGCACGTATTTTTTAGACGTCGCTGGCAAGAAAAGCGACATCATCATGAGCTCGTTACTTTTTGAGCGCGTGATGGATATAAAGCTCTCCGTTAAGCCAAAATCGGTCGGCTCGTTTGCTAATAACCTTCGCGAATTCGACACGGTTAGAAATTTTTTCACTTCAAGCACTTTGGCCGTTCTCATCGACCTTCCGTTTGCGATTCTGTTTTTGCTGATTACTTATTTTATCGCGAGCTATTTGGTGGTTGTGCCGCTGTTTTTTATGGCGGCCGTGCTTTGCTACACGCTTTTTATTAAAAATCCGCTCCAAACCAGCATAAAAAGTACTTTTGAGGCTAGCGCGAAGAAAAACGGAATTTTGATCGAGACACTAAACGGCCTTGAGACGATAAAAACCATGGGCGCGACCGGAAACGTACAGTGGAACTGGGAAGAGGCCACCGGCGAGATAGCAAACAAAAGCATAAAATCAAAGCTAATCTCGGCGTCGATAAATACGGTTACGTCGTTTTTCGTGCAGTTAAATACGGTCGGAATCATCGTCTTTGGCGTCTATATGATACAAGACACTAAGCTCACGATGGGCGGACTCATCGCGGCCGTGATGCTTAGCTCGCGCGCTATCGCTCCGATGGGGCAGTTTGCGAGCCTGCTGGCAAACTACGAGCAGACGAAAACCGCCTACGAAAGCCTAAAAAAGATAATGGAGATGCCCGTCGAGCGTCCAGAGGGTAAAAAATTCGTCCGCAGAAATACCTTTAACGGCAAGATCGAGTTTAAAAACGTATGCTTTACTTATCCTGAAAGCACCAAAGCCTCGCTAGATAGGGTAAATTTTACTATAAACGCAGGCGAAAAGGTGGGCATCATCGGCAGAAACGGCTCTGGAAAAACAACTATCGAAAAGCTTATTTTGGGGCTTTATTCGCCGACTGAGGGCTCGATCCTGATAGACGGCATCGATATAAATCAAATCGATCCGGCCGACTTGCGCCGAAATATCGGCTACGTCCCGCAAGACGTGGTTTTATTTAAAGGCACGGTAAGAGGCAACATCGTCTACAAAGCCCCGCACGTCGATGATATGCAGATTATCCGCGCGGCAAAGGTTAGCGGCGTAGACGAATACGTAGACGCGCATCCGCTAGGCTTTGATATGCCGGTACATGAACGTGGCGAGGGCATAAGCGGCGGACAGCGCCAAGCTATCGCCGTAGCGCGCGCATTTTTGCTGGATAGTCCGATTATATTGCTCGACGAGCCGACTAATTCCCTTGATAGCAGCGTGGAAAATAAGCTAAAAAACAATCTCAAATTTAACACGAAAGATAAAACTATGCTGCTTATCACGCACAAAACGTCTCTGCTCGAGCTAGTAGATAGACTCATCGTCGTCGATAACGGCAAGATATTGCTAGATGGGCCGAGAGATGAAATTTTAGCTAAGCTTGGCGGAAAGTAG